A region from the Aphis gossypii isolate Hap1 chromosome 1, ASM2018417v2, whole genome shotgun sequence genome encodes:
- the LOC114132824 gene encoding serine-threonine kinase receptor-associated protein has translation MSSFKQTPLTCSGHTRPVVHLDFSDNTDYGYFLISACKDGKPMLRQGDTGDWIGTFEGHKGAVWGVALNKEATVAASGAADFEAKIWDAKTGGEVQSFQHKHIVKSVNFSRDSVFLATGSNEKLLRIFDLNKSAEAVTTFNGHTSGIKHVMFFQNDRRIISCADDKTVRIWDPLSGQEIHKMEFSAIPTSLEVSRDESIVTIAHGNCVSFWNAESLSKVNEVTVPTLVNTASLHRDKTMFVCGGEDLKMYKFDYTTGKEIESFKGHFGPVHCVRFSPDGELYASGSEDGTLRLWQTTIGKTYGLWKCVDKVGSPQDLHQQEITAI, from the exons atGTCGAGTTTTAAGCAAACGCCATTAACCTGCAGCGGGCACACCAGGCCTGTCGTACACTTGGATTTCAGCGACAACACCGACTATGGATATTTCTTAATATCTGCGTGCAAAG ATGGAAAACCCATGTTGAGACAAGGAGATACTGGTGATTGGATTGGTACATTTGAAGGCCACAAAGGTGCCGTTTGGGGGGTAGCCTTGAACAAAGAAGCGACAGTAGCTGCAAGTGGTGCTGCAGATTTTGAAGCTAAG aTTTGGGATGCAAAAACTGGTGGTGAAGTACAATCTTTTCAACATAAACACATTGTAAAAAGTGTAAATTTCTCAAGAGACAGTGTTTTTCTTGCAACTGGCTCCAATGAAAAATTGCTCAGAATATTTGATCTCAACAAATCAGCTG AGGCTGTTACTACATTCAACGGACATACATCTGGTATAAAACACGTCATGTTCTTTCAAAATGATAGAAGAATAATTTCATGTGCTGATGACAAGACAGTTAGAATTTGGGACCCCTTGTCTGGACAA gaaaTTCACAAGATGGAATTCAGTGCTATACCAACGAGTTTGGAAGTGTCCAGAGACGAATCTATTGTGACAATTGCCCATGGAAATTGCGTCAGTTTTTGGAATGCtgaaag TTTATCAAAAGTCAATGAAGTCACTGTACCAACACTCGTGAACACAGCATCATTGCACAGGGACAAGACTATGTTTGTATGCGGGGGGGAAGACCTTAAGatgtataaatttgattataccACCGGAAAAGAAATTG aatcTTTCAAAGGTCATTTTGGACCTGTACACTGTGTCCGTTTCTCACCTGATGGTGAGTTATATGCTTCTGGTTCTGAAGATGGAACTCTACGTCTGTGGCAAACAACCATTGGAAAGACATATGGCTTATGGAAGTGTGTAGATAAAGTTGGCTCTCCACAAGATTTACACCAACAAGAAATAACAGCCATCTAA
- the LOC114132823 gene encoding tyrosine--tRNA ligase, mitochondrial, producing MCRCLLSKRRLVDAVGRTYDFFYNHHRIQRFYSNRNVLKLYERQILQNMFPENSSNEIIDLLTKRNQCVYAGFDPTADSLHIGNLLVIINLLHWQRANHKVIALIGGATAQIGDPSGKSKDREKQSSQMLSHNVKGISRSLQSIFDNHAKYFWKQKDPLPEPIIVNNMEWYEGIGVIDFMNNIGRHFRMGTMLSRDSVKTRLSGSGMSFTEFTYQAFQAYDWLHLFNEHKCLFQIGGNDQMGNIMSGQELISRQKNAKVYGLTVPLITTDSGDKYGKSAHNAVWLNSDRTSPFELYQFMIRTVDADVEKLLKMFTFLSLPEIAELMRKHKATPDKRIPHETLARQVTTLVHGETGLQEALVATSALYDKSIETLSTLSVNDVLKIFNGATVVELMLEPGITVLNMAMKAKCFLTERDAYRIIAAGGFYINHQRITNIDEIVTLSIHILPNNISLVRVGKRNYWIVKWIM from the exons atgtgcCGTTGTCTGTTGTCCAAGCGTCGGTTAGTGGATGCCGTCGGCCGcacatatgattttttttacaaccatCATCGTATCCAGCGATTCTACTCAAACAGGAacgtgttaaaattatatgaacgaCAAATCTTACAAAACATGTTTCCTGAGAATTCTAG CAATGAAATAATCGATTTATTGACAAAGAGAAACCAATGTGTTTATGCCGGATTTGACCCGACAGCGGACAGTTTACATATAGGAAATTTACTTGTCATTATAAACCTATTGCATTGGCAGCGAGCCAATCATAAAGTTATCGCATTG atTGGTGGTGCTACAGCCCAAATAGGTGATCCAAGTGGTAAATCAAAAGATCGAGAAAAACAGTCTTCACAAATGTTATCACATAACGTTAAAGGCATTTCCCGTAGTTTACAATCCATATTTGACAACCATGCCAAATACTTTTGGAAACAAAAAGATCCTCTACCAGAACCAAT AATAGTTAATAACATGGAATGGTATGAAGGGATTGGTGTCATTGACTTCATGAACAATATTGGTCGACATTTCAGAATGGGTACAATGTTGTCCAGGGATAGTGTTAAGACTCGTTTATCTGGTAGTGGGATGAGTTTTACAGAGTTCACTTACCAGGCTTTTCAAGCTTATGATTGGCTACATTTGTTTAATGAACACAAATGTTTATTTCAA ataggAGGAAATGATCAAATGGGTAACATTATGTCTGGTCAAGAACTAATTAGTCGACAGAAAAATGCCAAAGTTTAtg gGCTTACAGTACCCCTAATAACTACTGACTCTGGGGACAAGTATGGTAAATCAGCTCATAATGCTGTATGGCTAAACTCAGATCGAACTTCACCTTTTGAACTATACCAGTTTATGATACGCACAGTAGATGCCGATGTAGAGaaactgttaaaaatgtttacattccTTTCATTACCTGAAATAGCTGAACTGATGAGAAaacataaa gCAACTCCCGATAAACGAATTCCTCATGAAACATTGGCACGTCAAGTTACCACATTAGTGCATGgag AAACGGGTCTTCAAGAAGCATTGGTAGCAACTTCAGCATTATATGATAAGAGCATTGAAACCCTTAGTACATTAAGTGTTAATgatgtcttaaaaatatttaatggtgCAACCGTGGTTGAATTAATGCTTGAACCTGGCATAACTGTACTGAATATGGCAATGAAGGCAAAATGCTTTTTAACCGAGa gggATGCATATCGAATAATTGCAGCCGgtggattttatattaaccatCAGAGAATAACCAATATAGATGAAATTGTTACTTTGTCTATACAcattttacctaataatatttctttagtaAGAGTtg gTAAAAGAAACTATTGGATTGTGAAGtggataatgtaa
- the LOC114132834 gene encoding potential E3 ubiquitin-protein ligase ariadne-2, whose protein sequence is MSEYDDEDMEYSDQDDYEDYYNADRDVMSPPHNPDAEYFPVQCLSVDEVEKFLNELVEQLCTSIHVTPSMSKVLLYENKWAVQEVLWKYNEDPDKLFVASRMKTLQPVSVKTKRDKFVCPVCVGPVAEELGVTSLACGHCYCDNCWRCHFENKIKQGVSTELSCMALNCELLVPEEIVLSTVNKPNLRKKYQHFAFREYIKSHPLLRFCPGANCTAVIKSKESLAKKAICTQCETSFCFKCGNDYHAPTDCATIKKWITKCADDSETSNYIAANTKDCPKCNIFIEKNGGCNHMQCLSCKYDFCWMCMGDWKAHGTEYYDCSKYRENPQNGSESARAREALKKYLHYYERWENHSKSLQLEKQTLDKIKERINSKVMTSKGTWIDWQYLLDSATLLAKCRYTLQYTYPYAYYMDNGPKKELFEYQQAKLEAEIENLSWKIERAETTDRGDLENQMDIAEKRRATMLQDFFHI, encoded by the coding sequence ATGTCTGAATATGACGATGAGGACATGGAATACTCAGATCAGGATGACTATGAAGATTATTACAATGCTGATCGTGATGTAATGAGTCCACCACACAATCCTGATGCTGAATATTTTCCTGTTCAATGTCTCTCAGTTGACGAGGTTGAAAAATTCTTGAATGAACTTGTTGAACAATTATGTACTAGTATACATGTAACACCATCAATGTCAAAAGTTTTACTTTATGAAAACAAATGGGCTGTTCAAGAAGTTTTATGGAAGTATAATGAAGATCCTGATAAGCTTTTTGTCGCATCTAGAATGAAAACATTACAGCCAGTATCGGTTAAAACTAAAAGAGATAAATTTGTATGTCCAGTTTGTGTAGGGCCAGTAGCTGAAGAATTAGGAGTTACTAGTTTAGCTTGTGGCCATTGTTATTGCGATAACTGTTGGCGTtgtcattttgaaaataaaataaaacaaggcGTAAGTACAGAACTCTCTTGTATGGCATTAAACTGTGAATTACTAGTACCAGAAGAAATAGTTTTATCAACAGTTAATAAACCAAATTTAAGGAAAAAATACCAACATTTTGCATTCCGTGAGTATATTAAATCTCATCCATTATTACGTTTTTGTCCAGGAGCTAACTGCACTGCAGTCATAAAATCTAAAGAGTCTCTTGCCAAAAAAGCTATATGTACTCAGTGTGAAActtcattttgttttaaatgcgGAAATGACTATCATGCCCCTACAGATTGTGCcactattaaaaaatggatTACCAAATGTGCAGATGATAGTGAAACATCAAATTACATTGCAGCAAACACCAAAGACTGCcctaaatgtaatatttttattgaaaaaaatggtgGCTGCAATCATATGCAGTGTTTAAGttgtaaatatgatttttgctGGATGTGTATGGGAGATTGGAAAGCACACGGCactgaatattatgattgttcCAAGTATAGGGAAAACCCTCAGAATGGGTCAGAATCTGCTAGAGCTCGCGAagcattgaaaaaatatctcCATTATTATGAACGTTGGGAAAATCATTCTAAAAGTTTGCAATTGGAAAAACAAACGCTTGATAAAATCAAAGAAAGAATAAATAGTAAAGTTATGACAAGTAAAGGTACATGGATTGACTGGCAGTATTTATTAGATTCTGCTACTTTATTAGCCAAATGTCGGTATACTCTTCAGTATACTTACCCATATGCGTATTATATGGATAATGGACCAAAGAAAGAACTGTTTGAGTATCAACAAGCTAAACTGGAAgctgaaattgaaaatttatcatGGAAGATAGAAAGAGCAGAAACTACTGACAGAGGTGATTTAGAAAATCAGATGGATATTGCTGAGAAAAGAAGGGCAACTATGCTTCAAgattttttccatatttaa